In Papaver somniferum cultivar HN1 chromosome 1, ASM357369v1, whole genome shotgun sequence, a genomic segment contains:
- the LOC113332778 gene encoding oil body-associated protein 2B-like: MSVGQHMLDKGAAMLQSLKPIKMMQQHVCTFALYSHDMSRQIETHHFVTRINQDFLQCAVYDSDSSSARLVGVEYIVSDRIFETLPAEEQKLWHSHAYEIKSGLWMNPRVPEMVQSREHENLTKTYGKFWCTWQVDRGDVLPLGAPSLMMSPQGVPTGMVKPELVQKRDEKYNISSEDLKKLRLEIAEPEWINPNADIWKKTRKGFAVDIEKTEMKCTVPFP, translated from the exons ATGTCCGTAGGTCAACATATGTTGGATAAAGGAGCAGCTATGCTTCAATCTTTGAAGCCTATTAAAATGATGCAGCAGCATGTATGTACCTTTGCTCTTTATAGTCACGACATGAGTCGGCAGATCGAAACTCATCACTTCGTCACTCGTATCAACCAAGACTTCCTTCAGTGTGCTGTTTATGACTCTGATTCTTCCTCCGCTCGCCTTGTCG GAGTCGAATACATAGTATCAGATCGGATCTTTGAAACTTTACCAGCTGAAGAACAGAAACTGTGGCACTCTCATGCATATGAG ATTAAATCTGGCTTATGGATGAATCCAAGGGTTCCAGAGATGGTACAATCGAGAGAACATGAAAATCTAACAAAAACATATGGTAAATTTTGGTGCACTTGGCAAGTAGATAGAG GTGATGTACTTCCGTTGGGTGCACCATCCTTGATGATGTCTCCACAAGGAGTACCCACGGGAATGGTGAAGCCAGAGTTGGTGCAGAAAAGAGATGAGAAGTACAACATTTCAAGTGAAGATCTGAAGAAATTGAGATTGGAGATTGCAGAACCAGAATGGATCAACCCCAATGCGGATATATGGAAAAAGACTCGGAAAGGATTTGCTGTTGATATTGAAAAGACCGAAATGAAATGCACTGTGCCATTTCCATGA